In Candidatus Syntrophoarchaeum caldarius, the following are encoded in one genomic region:
- a CDS encoding radical SAM protein has protein sequence MIVFSKILADKGTVWDAVRAREIASCEVPDDLIRFSSEETPVVMWNITRACNLECKHCYLDAQLGPHPDELTEEEGKRLIDEFVELGIPVAIVTGGEPLMSKNFLPFARYAKEKGLRMVVSTNGTVITPEIAREMKKADILYVGVSLDAADPELHDEFRGVDGAWEQAITGIKNAMDAGLKTGFRITISKSNWKEVPALLDLAVEMGVPRFCLYHLVPTGRGTDIADWDITPQERIKVLEYLYDKAIELQDKEIEILTTDSPMDGVYILERLKKEDPERFDIARKLMAVSGGCSIGKKVANIDHLGNVSPCHFTPHQHLGNIREQSFRDIWKDHPCDALIKLREMKKHLKGGCGICEYKDVCGGCRQKAYFYRGDLFEEDPTCIFDPRAGKLKA, from the coding sequence ATGATTGTATTTTCAAAAATTCTGGCGGATAAGGGAACTGTATGGGATGCTGTAAGGGCGCGTGAGATTGCATCGTGTGAGGTGCCGGATGATCTCATACGCTTCTCATCAGAGGAGACTCCTGTTGTCATGTGGAATATCACCCGTGCGTGCAATCTGGAGTGCAAACACTGCTACCTCGATGCACAGCTTGGCCCACATCCTGATGAGCTCACCGAGGAGGAGGGAAAGCGGCTGATCGATGAGTTTGTGGAACTTGGGATACCTGTGGCAATAGTTACGGGTGGAGAGCCGTTGATGAGCAAAAATTTTCTTCCATTTGCTCGCTATGCAAAGGAAAAAGGGCTAAGGATGGTTGTATCTACAAACGGAACGGTAATAACGCCTGAAATTGCACGTGAGATGAAGAAGGCTGACATCCTGTATGTGGGAGTGAGCCTCGATGCCGCAGATCCGGAGCTTCACGATGAGTTTCGAGGAGTCGATGGTGCATGGGAACAGGCAATTACGGGGATAAAGAATGCGATGGATGCAGGGCTTAAAACAGGCTTCAGAATCACGATAAGCAAAAGCAACTGGAAGGAGGTGCCAGCGCTGCTCGATCTTGCAGTTGAGATGGGGGTCCCAAGATTCTGCCTCTATCATCTGGTTCCAACCGGAAGAGGAACAGATATCGCTGACTGGGACATCACGCCACAGGAGCGGATCAAGGTGCTTGAATATCTCTATGATAAGGCGATCGAGCTACAGGATAAGGAGATCGAGATTTTGACGACTGATTCACCGATGGATGGGGTTTATATCCTCGAACGCCTGAAGAAGGAAGATCCAGAGCGGTTTGATATTGCAAGAAAGCTGATGGCAGTCTCTGGTGGTTGTTCGATCGGTAAGAAGGTTGCAAATATTGATCATCTTGGTAATGTCAGCCCTTGCCACTTCACGCCGCACCAGCATCTTGGAAATATCAGGGAGCAAAGCTTCAGGGATATCTGGAAGGATCATCCGTGTGATGCACTCATAAAGCTCAGGGAGATGAAAAAACACCTGAAAGGTGGATGTGGAATCTGTGAGTACAAAGATGTCTGTGGAGGGTGCAGGCAGAAAGCCTACTTTTACAGAGGTGATCTCTTTGAGGAGGATCCAACCTGCATCTTCGATCCTCGAGCTGGTAAACTCAAAGCATAG
- a CDS encoding uroporphyrinogen-III synthase: MKIAITRPEEHLEESVELARSRGFEVIAAPMVAVCERDEPAFEAFYKRVIDGLTDFVILTSVNGVRFMLRKVGKDREAGFVSALNGSQIMVVSMGPRTAKGLERSGINPDLMPDKTYTSSGLVELLTPMVEGKTVEIVRSDHGSSVLTNELTRAGADLHEIKVYKIVRPVGDLQRDLIKAIADGKVDVATFTSAQTVKNFFETAEELGLKEKVCERLNEIIVAVIGEPTANVVEELGVKVDIMPERALFDAMIDEISERIGV, translated from the coding sequence ATGAAGATCGCTATTACACGGCCAGAAGAACATCTTGAAGAATCTGTTGAGCTTGCACGATCGAGAGGCTTCGAGGTCATTGCTGCTCCGATGGTTGCAGTTTGTGAACGGGATGAACCCGCATTTGAAGCTTTCTACAAGCGCGTGATCGACGGTCTCACAGACTTTGTGATCCTCACATCGGTCAACGGTGTCAGGTTCATGCTCAGAAAGGTCGGTAAAGACAGAGAAGCGGGATTTGTATCAGCCCTCAATGGATCTCAGATCATGGTGGTCTCGATGGGTCCTCGCACCGCAAAGGGGCTTGAACGATCAGGGATCAATCCAGATCTGATGCCAGATAAGACCTATACATCATCTGGACTTGTCGAGCTTCTTACCCCGATGGTCGAGGGTAAAACTGTCGAGATCGTGAGGTCTGATCATGGTAGCAGTGTCCTGACCAATGAGCTTACACGTGCAGGTGCAGATCTTCATGAGATCAAGGTCTACAAAATTGTTCGTCCTGTTGGAGATCTGCAACGTGATCTTATTAAGGCAATTGCAGACGGAAAAGTTGATGTTGCTACATTTACAAGTGCACAAACCGTTAAAAATTTCTTTGAAACTGCAGAAGAACTTGGATTGAAAGAGAAGGTGTGTGAAAGGTTGAACGAGATTATTGTCGCAGTAATTGGAGAACCTACAGCTAATGTAGTGGAGGAGCTGGGTGTTAAGGTTGATATTATGCCTGAACGTGCGTTATTTGATGCGATGATCGATGAGATCAGTGAGAGGATTGGAGTATGA
- a CDS encoding protein containing DUF124, producing MSKFSIEEFVRATSERDRGGGPFELENDRTLEIQLDGKVWIKMGSMIAYNGSIKFTREGVLEHGLGKMLKKAVTGEGTMLTKAEGKGNLYLADSGKKISVIDLQSESITVNGNDLLAFQESIKWDITMMKKVTGMLAGGIFNVRLEGEGMIAITTHYDPVTLIVKPGEPVFTDPNATVAWSSNLAPDLKADISLKTLVGRTSGETIQMKFDGDGFVVIQPFEEIYYMPATA from the coding sequence ATGAGTAAATTTTCTATAGAAGAGTTTGTCCGTGCCACGTCAGAGCGGGATCGAGGGGGAGGACCGTTTGAGCTTGAGAATGATCGAACGCTCGAGATTCAGCTCGATGGAAAAGTATGGATAAAGATGGGGTCGATGATTGCATACAATGGCAGTATTAAGTTCACCCGTGAGGGTGTACTTGAGCATGGTCTCGGCAAGATGCTGAAGAAGGCGGTCACAGGCGAGGGGACAATGTTAACAAAGGCAGAAGGAAAGGGAAATCTCTATCTTGCAGACAGCGGTAAGAAGATCTCTGTGATAGACCTTCAGAGCGAATCCATCACAGTCAACGGAAATGACCTCCTCGCGTTCCAGGAGTCAATCAAATGGGATATTACGATGATGAAAAAGGTAACAGGGATGCTTGCAGGCGGGATTTTCAATGTCAGGCTTGAAGGAGAGGGGATGATCGCGATAACCACCCACTACGATCCTGTAACATTGATCGTTAAGCCAGGTGAGCCTGTTTTTACCGATCCAAATGCGACTGTTGCGTGGTCATCAAATCTTGCCCCGGATCTGAAGGCTGACATCTCGCTGAAGACACTGGTTGGCAGAACCAGCGGTGAGACGATCCAGATGAAGTTTGATGGCGATGGCTTTGTCGTGATCCAGCCGTTCGAGGAGATTTACTACATGCCTGCAACCGCCTGA
- a CDS encoding Ribosomal protein L15e has protein sequence MSRPFYNYIGDAWARPKDTYVGELLWERMQTWRRERASVRVSRPTRLDRARRLGYRAKQGIIVVRTRIRRGGRRKSRYVRGRRTKRMGQYRITPRKSLQRIAEERTARKYPNMEVLNSYWVGSDGKRKWYEVILVDPAHPAIRADPQFKWLKNPSNRGRVFRGKTSAGKKGRGLRKRGIGSEKATVR, from the coding sequence ATGTCAAGACCTTTCTACAACTATATCGGCGATGCATGGGCACGCCCGAAGGATACATATGTGGGTGAACTGCTCTGGGAGCGGATGCAGACCTGGAGACGTGAGCGAGCATCGGTCAGGGTGAGTCGCCCGACAAGACTCGATCGTGCACGCAGACTCGGTTACAGAGCTAAACAGGGGATAATTGTTGTAAGAACACGGATCAGACGTGGTGGCAGACGAAAGTCCAGATATGTCAGGGGAAGGCGCACAAAAAGAATGGGTCAATACCGCATTACGCCAAGAAAAAGCCTTCAACGCATAGCAGAGGAGCGCACTGCAAGAAAATATCCAAATATGGAAGTTTTAAACTCATACTGGGTGGGTTCGGATGGAAAGCGGAAGTGGTATGAGGTGATACTCGTTGATCCCGCACATCCCGCGATCAGAGCAGATCCTCAGTTCAAATGGCTCAAAAATCCTTCGAACAGAGGTAGAGTCTTCAGAGGAAAGACAAGCGCCGGAAAAAAAGGTAGAGGACTCAGAAAGCGTGGAATTGGGTCAGAGAAGGCAACAGTAAGGTAG
- a CDS encoding ribosomal subunit interface protein — protein sequence MIEIDGSMGEGGGQIIRTAIAFATITETPVKIRNIRVGRPKPGLAMQHLTGIEFLAKLTDATVEGLKLGSKELFFAPHRVRGGKFDLDIKTAGSITLFLQTVIPALLDSDERLEITIKGGTDVRWSPPIDFYRFLLIPVLRKMGADIEIELLRRGYYPKGNGLVRALINSSKLRGITPEAQMNKRVKGISHASNLPEHVVRRQADSAEAKLLEHGISASIELESTQEISTGSGIFLYSGYKSGSALGERGKRAEVVGAEAAENILSELGTAARVDIYLADQLIPYMALAEGRSEISVREMTGHLKTNISVVEAFMGRIFDVETREGIIHIMT from the coding sequence ATGATCGAGATCGATGGTTCGATGGGTGAGGGCGGTGGGCAGATCATACGAACCGCGATCGCATTTGCAACGATCACAGAAACACCTGTAAAGATCAGAAACATACGAGTCGGACGCCCGAAACCAGGGCTTGCCATGCAACATCTCACGGGCATCGAGTTTCTCGCAAAGCTCACAGATGCAACGGTTGAGGGGCTTAAACTCGGATCAAAAGAGCTTTTCTTTGCGCCGCACAGGGTACGAGGTGGTAAATTTGATCTTGATATAAAGACCGCGGGGAGTATCACACTCTTTCTTCAGACGGTGATCCCTGCCTTGCTGGACTCAGATGAGAGGCTTGAGATCACGATAAAAGGCGGCACGGATGTCAGATGGTCTCCACCAATCGATTTTTACAGGTTTCTGCTGATACCTGTCCTGCGTAAGATGGGAGCAGATATCGAGATTGAACTGCTTAGACGGGGTTACTATCCAAAGGGTAATGGCCTTGTCCGTGCTCTGATAAATTCATCAAAACTGAGGGGTATTACGCCTGAAGCACAGATGAACAAAAGAGTCAAAGGAATCTCGCATGCTTCAAACCTTCCTGAACATGTGGTCAGACGTCAGGCAGATAGTGCAGAAGCAAAACTTCTTGAGCATGGGATAAGTGCATCGATAGAGCTTGAAAGCACACAGGAAATCTCAACAGGCTCAGGGATATTTTTATACAGCGGATATAAAAGTGGGAGTGCGCTCGGAGAGCGTGGTAAACGTGCAGAGGTTGTGGGCGCTGAGGCGGCTGAAAACATCCTGTCTGAGCTTGGCACAGCCGCAAGAGTGGATATATACCTTGCAGATCAGCTCATACCATATATGGCACTTGCAGAGGGGAGATCAGAGATAAGCGTGCGTGAGATGACAGGACACCTTAAAACCAATATTTCTGTGGTTGAGGCTTTTATGGGGCGGATCTTTGATGTTGAAACGCGTGAAGGTATTATACACATCATGACCTGA
- a CDS encoding protein belonging to Lysylphosphatidylglycerol synthetase/UPF0104, protein MFSLFLRYVMRKRVVQIVFGIIIITFILFKLGPGEIYESLTQVKLRYFILAGCAYLTYNTFMAIRLRYLMKVISKENLPYRDVFFSHMGGMIASDVTPARSGYFLTPIFLKRKGENLTVTGGMAAILAPQGIEFILKVIGSLLGIVLLISNIDNAIIKPLLGAGAIFLLLGIGILIFLWSSEESSLKIIAKIPLMKRFLNEFSHLKEESFKIRSEIPFILLLHMIGWVCVALQWMFLGRALGIELSFLTYFLLHPLLSLLAFVPLTPAGFGLMEGGTTGIFTLLGIDPATAFAFSILVRINTVGVDIIGVKEAGFRS, encoded by the coding sequence ATGTTTTCTCTTTTTCTGAGATACGTGATGAGGAAACGAGTGGTTCAGATTGTATTCGGCATCATAATCATCACCTTTATACTCTTCAAACTTGGACCAGGTGAGATATATGAATCGTTGACGCAGGTTAAACTCAGGTACTTTATCCTTGCAGGATGTGCTTATCTAACCTACAACACGTTCATGGCAATCCGTCTAAGATACCTCATGAAGGTGATAAGCAAGGAAAACCTGCCATACAGAGATGTCTTCTTCTCGCATATGGGTGGCATGATCGCATCTGATGTAACTCCTGCAAGAAGTGGCTATTTCCTGACACCGATCTTTCTCAAAAGGAAGGGTGAGAACCTGACCGTAACAGGTGGTATGGCAGCGATCCTTGCACCGCAGGGTATTGAGTTCATACTGAAAGTTATTGGTAGCCTACTTGGGATCGTCCTTCTAATATCAAACATCGATAATGCAATAATAAAACCCCTGCTCGGTGCAGGTGCAATCTTTCTGCTTCTTGGTATTGGTATCCTCATCTTTTTATGGAGTTCTGAGGAATCTTCACTCAAGATCATCGCAAAGATACCACTCATGAAGCGATTTCTCAACGAGTTCTCGCACCTCAAAGAAGAGAGTTTCAAGATCAGATCCGAGATTCCGTTCATACTTCTGCTTCACATGATCGGCTGGGTATGTGTCGCACTCCAGTGGATGTTTCTTGGCAGAGCACTCGGGATTGAGCTTTCATTTCTCACATACTTCCTCTTACACCCACTCCTATCACTACTTGCGTTTGTGCCGTTAACGCCCGCTGGTTTTGGTCTGATGGAGGGTGGCACAACAGGGATCTTTACGCTTCTTGGGATTGATCCAGCAACCGCCTTTGCCTTTTCAATCCTCGTCAGAATAAATACCGTTGGGGTTGATATTATCGGAGTGAAGGAAGCAGGTTTCAGGTCATGA
- a CDS encoding circadian clock protein KaiC, whose translation MNKQRIHTTIDDEAYKILLKYEEQWGGKNAVLEAALKGLDRGHKAKLDIKSYEKIGRKSSGIPTLDQMIEGGFPKNFVVVVTGPPGTGKTTFGMQFLVEGIKNGERGIFFSFEEDSEQLANHCLRFGWNLREYAENGQLVIYGLSMITVNDVIEAVEEYKPSRVVIDSINLLTDFGSASSLRQNSMVRNLLKLLKRERATTIITTEKTHGLEKKAFDQFDFMGDGLIFLDRTTVNDMDVFLIKVQKMRGTKITGQTKVFEMTDEGIAVSLDFSPGIFDIK comes from the coding sequence ATGAACAAGCAACGAATACACACCACCATTGACGATGAGGCATACAAGATACTACTGAAGTATGAAGAGCAGTGGGGTGGAAAGAACGCAGTGCTTGAGGCTGCGTTGAAAGGGCTTGATAGGGGACATAAGGCAAAGCTTGATATAAAGAGCTATGAGAAGATCGGGCGAAAGAGCAGCGGGATACCGACATTAGATCAGATGATAGAAGGGGGTTTTCCGAAGAACTTTGTCGTTGTTGTGACGGGCCCTCCAGGTACAGGTAAGACAACATTCGGGATGCAGTTTCTGGTTGAGGGGATCAAAAACGGCGAAAGAGGTATTTTCTTCTCCTTTGAAGAGGATTCCGAACAGCTTGCGAATCATTGCCTCCGATTTGGCTGGAATCTTCGAGAATATGCAGAAAATGGGCAGCTTGTAATATACGGGCTTTCCATGATCACGGTAAACGATGTAATTGAGGCGGTAGAGGAGTACAAACCATCGAGGGTGGTAATAGACTCCATAAATCTTCTCACAGATTTCGGTTCAGCTTCTTCACTCCGACAGAACTCGATGGTGCGAAACCTCCTGAAACTCCTCAAACGCGAACGGGCCACAACAATAATCACAACTGAGAAGACACATGGGCTTGAGAAGAAAGCATTTGATCAGTTTGACTTTATGGGAGACGGTTTAATCTTCCTTGATCGCACAACAGTCAATGATATGGATGTTTTTCTAATCAAGGTTCAGAAGATGCGGGGAACAAAGATCACCGGGCAGACGAAGGTATTTGAGATGACAGATGAGGGGATCGCGGTCTCATTGGACTTCAGCCCAGGAATTTTCGACATCAAATAA
- a CDS encoding argininosuccinate lyase, giving the protein MDIIRRARLKEMDRTALEFMQSIEADRWIFKADLAVDRAHTRMLLENGIISEKDASLILEGLDQIEEAGIDALNLEEYEDIHACVESRLIELIGEDAGGRMHTARSRNDEVATCIRIALREELEKLIDKLNDLRRTILLRAEEHLETIMPGFTHLQFAQPTTLAHHLLAHFDALSRDLERLGGVYSRTNRSPLGAAAFASTSFPIDRRRTMELLGFEGLVENSMDAVSARDFLIEAISVSAIIMMHLSRLSEELILWSSQGFDMIELDDTVTSTSSIMPQKKNPDLAELIRAKTGTVNGALTAALTIMKAMPMSYNRDLQELTPHLIKAVTITAASVSGMERMIRSMKVKRDSMRSKLELGDLMATDLADALVREKGLPFRTAHKIVGKAVSEGYAIEELDEATLRDVLDPMLSVNKRKVTGGPAPEEVKRMIEQRKRELSLI; this is encoded by the coding sequence ATGGATATTATCCGCAGGGCAAGACTAAAAGAAATGGATCGAACGGCACTTGAGTTCATGCAGTCGATCGAGGCAGACCGGTGGATCTTCAAGGCAGATCTGGCAGTTGATAGAGCGCATACAAGAATGCTTCTTGAAAATGGGATCATAAGTGAGAAAGATGCATCGCTCATCTTAGAAGGGCTTGACCAGATCGAAGAAGCTGGTATCGATGCACTCAATCTTGAAGAGTATGAGGATATTCATGCATGCGTGGAATCACGACTTATTGAGCTTATCGGTGAGGACGCAGGCGGGCGGATGCATACTGCGAGATCACGAAACGATGAGGTTGCAACGTGTATCAGGATCGCACTGAGGGAAGAACTTGAGAAACTGATTGATAAGCTGAACGACCTGAGGCGAACAATTCTTCTGCGTGCTGAAGAGCATCTGGAAACCATAATGCCTGGTTTTACACATCTGCAATTTGCTCAGCCAACAACCCTTGCACACCACCTGCTCGCACATTTCGATGCCCTGAGCCGCGATCTTGAACGGCTGGGTGGGGTATACAGTCGTACAAACAGATCACCACTTGGTGCAGCCGCATTTGCATCCACGAGCTTTCCGATCGATCGGAGGCGCACAATGGAGCTTTTAGGATTTGAAGGACTTGTTGAGAACTCTATGGATGCTGTGAGCGCACGAGATTTTCTTATCGAGGCTATCAGTGTATCTGCAATCATCATGATGCACCTCTCACGACTTTCTGAAGAGTTGATCCTGTGGAGCAGTCAGGGCTTTGATATGATCGAGCTTGATGATACCGTTACAAGTACAAGCTCAATAATGCCTCAGAAAAAAAATCCAGACCTTGCAGAGCTTATACGTGCGAAAACAGGTACGGTTAATGGAGCACTCACTGCAGCACTCACGATCATGAAAGCAATGCCGATGAGCTACAACCGCGATCTCCAGGAACTCACGCCCCACCTTATAAAGGCAGTGACAATAACAGCGGCATCAGTATCGGGGATGGAGCGAATGATCAGGAGCATGAAGGTCAAAAGAGACTCAATGCGATCAAAGCTTGAACTTGGCGATCTGATGGCAACCGATCTTGCAGATGCGCTTGTACGTGAGAAGGGGCTACCTTTCAGAACTGCTCACAAAATCGTTGGGAAGGCTGTGAGTGAGGGGTATGCGATCGAGGAACTTGATGAAGCAACGCTCAGAGATGTGCTTGATCCCATGCTGAGCGTCAACAAAAGGAAAGTGACAGGTGGTCCTGCTCCCGAAGAGGTTAAACGAATGATCGAACAGCGAAAACGTGAACTCTCCCTTATTTGA
- a CDS encoding putative conserved protein HTH transcriptional regulator, archaea encodes MIQALKSKKVSSKFQILVEIAEHQPTIRQKDIATKMDITPQAVSEYVKEMVDEGLIHTDGKKMYVITREGVNFVLRVSKEMKEYLDHINNIVTNISVWAAVAAEDLAEGDTVHLFMDDGTLYASKGVVEGVATAKVVVSAKKGEDVGVSNINGIIPLEMGKVMVCAVPQVQDGGSRSISPDKLRTAVEGSDLICVLGIEAHVALKRIGVEPHIVYGVREVIVEAAKRGISPVLVCVESEIPSILQRLGDDAIEYEFVEIRN; translated from the coding sequence ATGATACAGGCACTAAAAAGCAAGAAAGTGAGTAGTAAGTTTCAGATCCTGGTGGAAATAGCAGAGCATCAACCCACGATCCGTCAGAAAGACATCGCCACGAAGATGGACATAACTCCACAGGCAGTCTCTGAGTACGTAAAGGAGATGGTGGATGAGGGACTTATCCATACTGACGGGAAGAAGATGTATGTCATAACACGCGAAGGTGTGAACTTTGTACTCAGAGTAAGTAAAGAGATGAAAGAGTACCTCGATCACATCAACAATATTGTGACAAATATCTCAGTCTGGGCGGCCGTTGCAGCAGAGGACCTCGCCGAAGGTGATACCGTTCACCTTTTTATGGATGATGGCACCCTCTATGCTTCAAAGGGTGTTGTTGAAGGTGTTGCTACTGCAAAGGTTGTTGTATCAGCTAAAAAAGGAGAAGATGTTGGCGTATCGAATATCAACGGAATAATTCCACTTGAAATGGGTAAAGTCATGGTTTGCGCCGTTCCTCAGGTGCAGGACGGTGGTTCACGAAGTATCTCACCAGATAAACTCAGAACTGCTGTCGAAGGATCGGACCTCATCTGTGTTCTTGGGATTGAGGCTCACGTTGCGCTCAAACGGATCGGTGTTGAACCTCACATCGTCTATGGCGTAAGAGAGGTTATTGTAGAGGCTGCAAAACGTGGCATCTCTCCTGTACTTGTCTGTGTGGAGAGTGAGATTCCATCCATCCTCCAGCGGTTGGGCGATGATGCCATAGAATATGAGTTCGTCGAGATCAGGAATTGA
- a CDS encoding ArsR transcriptional regulator, protein MTKRVRIINDLPDLVPLLQIFASKREKQVFDLLTSGWYTEDELKAKLGSEEISNSLDILRESGLLENKWRIPTAGTTPLIEYTTSYSKVRLNLQCEMEDLGDIIAISFMEEDEFNQIVDELIRCIHEGKDSITNISISEGISPVLLKAAVKRSSKLLLKGQKLELISED, encoded by the coding sequence ATGACAAAACGCGTCAGGATTATTAATGATCTCCCAGATCTTGTTCCGCTGTTACAGATATTTGCATCGAAGCGTGAGAAACAGGTCTTCGATCTGCTGACATCTGGGTGGTACACAGAAGACGAACTCAAAGCGAAGCTTGGATCAGAAGAGATAAGTAATAGTCTTGATATTCTCCGTGAGAGTGGATTGCTTGAGAATAAATGGCGAATACCCACCGCAGGCACAACACCTTTGATTGAGTACACCACGTCTTATTCAAAGGTCAGGCTCAACCTCCAGTGTGAGATGGAGGATCTCGGCGATATTATAGCGATTTCCTTTATGGAGGAGGATGAGTTCAACCAGATCGTGGATGAACTGATCAGGTGCATTCACGAGGGAAAGGATTCGATCACCAATATATCTATCTCAGAAGGGATCTCACCTGTACTTTTAAAAGCGGCTGTTAAACGGTCATCAAAGCTTTTGCTGAAAGGACAGAAGTTAGAACTTATATCAGAGGATTGA